Below is a window of Undibacterium sp. YM2 DNA.
ACTGTCTATATGGTCATGGCCTATGAATCTGGCCGTTCATTGCAGGAACATATCCTACGTCGTCGTGACAAGGGTGAAAAGCCGCTGGTGTCAGAGCGCTTCATCCGTCGTATGTTCAATCAGGTCATGAATGGCTTGCGTGAAGTGCATACCAATAAACTGCTGCATCTGGATTTGAAACCAGCCAATATCTACCTGCGCCTGGATGGCACGCCTATCTTGCTGGACTTTGGTGCGGCCCGCCAAACCCTCAAAACTGACATACCCAAGCTCTACCCCATGTATACTCCGGGTTTTGCTGCACCAGAGTTGTATTTGAAGAACGGCAATCTGGGCCCCTGGACTGACATTTACAGCATAGGCGCTTCGATTTTTGCCTGTATGGTAGGTGCGCCGCCGCAACCCTCAGACCAGCGCAAGACCAGTGACAAGATGGAGGGGCACTACCGCAAGCTGGAGGGTTTATACTCTTCAGAATTGATAGAAGTAGTGCGCTGGTGTCTGCAACTGGATCCGCTGGAGCGGCCACAAAGTGTGTTCGCCCTGCAAAAAGCCCTGGCGATTCAGGCGCAACCGCAGCGCGAACTGACTTTTATGGAAAAAATGACATTAAAGTTCAAGACGCTATTTGCTGGAAAAAGAAAAAAAGTCGAAAGCGACCATACGACCATACAGGAAAGCACCCTGAATTA
It encodes the following:
- a CDS encoding serine/threonine-protein kinase gives rise to the protein MAAQNNAPLPDGLEIAGYRIVKKIASGGFSIVYLASDEDGNAVAIKEYLPSSLALRQQGELVPAISNENLPIYRIGLKCFFEEGRALARISHPNVVSVINFFRANETVYMVMAYESGRSLQEHILRRRDKGEKPLVSERFIRRMFNQVMNGLREVHTNKLLHLDLKPANIYLRLDGTPILLDFGAARQTLKTDIPKLYPMYTPGFAAPELYLKNGNLGPWTDIYSIGASIFACMVGAPPQPSDQRKTSDKMEGHYRKLEGLYSSELIEVVRWCLQLDPLERPQSVFALQKALAIQAQPQRELTFMEKMTLKFKTLFAGKRKKVESDHTTIQESTLN